The following DNA comes from Pongo pygmaeus isolate AG05252 chromosome 9, NHGRI_mPonPyg2-v2.0_pri, whole genome shotgun sequence.
GAGCAGCATCATCAAATCTCTCTCTACTTGCATCATCACATGACCTTCATTTTTGTAGTAAAATCTCCTCTTGCCTAGCTCTTATGATGACATTTGGGATTACATGTAGAGCCCACCtgggtaatccaggataatccccCATCTCAAGAactttaacttaatcacatctacaaaaatCTCTTTGCCACATAAGATAACGTTCATGATTTCCAGAGGTCAGAACCTGGATATCTTTaggggccattattcagcctgCCACAAAgtatatggagaaaaataatacagagaaataCAACTACAGAGAGACCTAAAGAGAAATCAGAGACTTAAAGAGAAGAGAATACCTACCTTGGCTCCTTACAAATTTCTAGTTCCTTCTTTTTGTCACTTAGCAGGTTTTGATGTTTCTTATCTTCTGGGGTTCCATATGGCACTTTTGATTATTATGATAAGTACATAGTTTACTTAAGCAAGTTTGattagttttctgatttttttttcctcaaccaAATGAATGCTAAGATGATCTTCTGTATATGATGGCCACATTCGCCAGTTGCTATAGATGATCAGTCTAGACTCATGGTCAGTTATGGCTTCTGAATAAATAGTTTTCCTTTCAAACAAGATTACCTCTCAGTCCATTCTAATTGTATCCCACTTCTGGTCTGCCTTGATCTGCAGGTCTGTCTAACTGTTGGCTTCTGGCTTCAGAAAAAGAAGGTAGCTTCCAGGCTAATTTGGTTTCCCCTCTTAAGTTTTCCTTCCACACTTTATAATATAGTGGGGTGCTAAAGAGGGGAGTCTGAAGTTCACATATTCTAAATTTCTGCCACTTACCAATGATGTAGTTTGGGGCAAGATGCTTAACCTCTGGAAacgtcagttttctcatctgtaaaatggagataatgatatCAGCTTTCTAAGGTTATTAGgaggaataaatgaaatacatgcatatatatttaagtatactGTACAAACCCTGGAttatgttattgttattattccttccttgctattattattattattattatataatatttagctGTCAAGGTTGAAGCCTTGCAACACCTGAAAAGAACTAGTAgaagtgtttgtttttaattatatgtgGTTTCATTTCTTAGACCATCTTGGCTAAGcctacaacaacaaaaagaaaaagcacaacgtccccatttcacagatgagaaaacaaatggTCAGATAGGCTAACTGTCactcgattaaaaaaaaaaaaaaaaaggtgataaaGCCAGGCTCAAAATTTAGGTTTTTTgattttagttttgtatttttcattaatCCATGATATTGTGAATGCACAGTGGTTCAATAATAGAGTTCAGGGAATGTTATTTTCTCTGTGGCTGAATTGTCTCTTCTAAACTGTGACTACAATACTTTGCCTCTGATGCGGCACTGAGCCTATTCCTACCTTCCCATATGCCTTTGATTTTCTGGTGTCTAAATCTGTCTTTCTCCACACTGAGCTAGAGATGAAAATAACCATTCTGAGCAAAAAAGCTTGGTTAAAATTTTAAGTTCTCCTGTGCCATGAGGACATAATTTTGCTGACTGCTTCTTTCAAGACTTCCTTTACCTTTTCATTTCTTAGACTATAAATGAAGGGATTCAGAAGAGAGGTCACCATTGTGGTGAGGACAACTATCACTTTGTCAAAATCCATTGAATGACTCTGGCTGGGCCTCACATACATGAAGATGTTGCTCCCGTAGGCAATGGAAATGACGGTGGTGTGGGAAGCGCAGGTGGAAAAGGCCTTCCGACATCCTTGGGCTGAGGGGATGTGCAGGATGGTGGAAATGATGTAGATGTAGGACACAGTGGTGAGCACCAGTAAGGTCAGGAGGATGAGGGGAGATAAGAGGAAGTTTATCATCTTGATGAAATGAGTGTTTATACAGGACACGTGTAGCAGAGGAGCAGTGTCACAGAAGAAGTGACTAATTTCCTTGTAACAGAAAGGCAATCTGAACACTACAATGGTTGGGCACAACACAGACAGGAAAGCTCCAACCCAGCAGCCCAGAATTAGTAGGAGGCAGGCCCTGCTGTTCATGATGATGGCATAGTGCAGGGGGTCACAGATGGCCACGTAGCGGTCAAAGGACGTCACTGCCAAGAGGATAAACTCCACTGTccccaagaaaaaaaaggaaataagtttgGGTGATGCACCCAGCAAAAGATATGGTCTTCTTGTCCTGCAGGAGACAGGCTAATAGCTTTGGGGTAACTGAGGTGGTGAAAAAAATGTCCAAAAAGGACAAATTACTGAGGAAGAAGTACATTGGGGTTTGGAGGCGATGATTCGCCCACATTAGGGAAATGATGGCACTGTTTCCTGTTAGAGTAAGCATATAAGTAAACAAGAGGACTGCAAAAAGGGAAATTTGAAGCTGCTGAAGAACAGGAAAGGCCGTCAGGGTAAACTCAGTCACTGTGGTCTGATTTTGGATGTCCACTGCAGGCAATGCTTAGTGGGCAGcacttctctgaaaaaaaaaatgataaaatacagaGATGATGCTCAGCTTAAGGAAGTTTTCAACCCCCAATATCTATGATAAGAGTGAAGTAGAAAAAACTTTGTGTGAGGAGTCAAGAGTGATTCGTTCACAGTCTGCTTCTGACTTTATTAAATGTGGTCCCTTGGGTAAATGACATTAGTTCTTCTAACTTCAGTATTCTCATATTTCAAAGTTTTGATTGAATGAAATCATCCTCATGGTCCCTATAATTCTAGTCTTTATGATTTTAGTCTCTTTTACACAATGCTCCTTCCTGtctcttttttgcttttcctgACCTACTATTTTCCCAGCTAAATTCTGTTCTTAAAAGGAGAGGCATACTAAACTGAGAATCCAgtcaattatttgaaaaattgagaaaaagaagGTTAATAAAACTTGAGTTAGGCCcggtgcggcggctcacacctgtaattccagcactttgggagaccaaggtgggcagatcacgaggtcaagatattgagaccatcctggccaacatggtgaaaccctgtctctac
Coding sequences within:
- the LOC129008756 gene encoding LOW QUALITY PROTEIN: olfactory receptor 6M1-like (The sequence of the model RefSeq protein was modified relative to this genomic sequence to represent the inferred CDS: deleted 1 base in 1 codon), with translation MQYLPFWFLYGILSICIFHWESKTHSRVSVYSCQDLFVAPQDYQHQSPLPPMFRAFVQLWGKESDRTRAAEIADDSSKVNGHHPVWKSATLTKEGHSTIGLLRFAGGPLQTPLSLASPASVGGSWGPPLEDLTQSGGTGSRIHPMKKSGCFLAGMAESTEPQIWWSSLLPGTPCQGEIGVLSVEQRTHPVRRTVSGPRLKKQSGHDLARPLCCTVGAPIRLDCCKDLWEKRDFPALPAVDIQNQTTVTEFTLTAFPVLQQLQISLFAVLLFTYMLTLTGNSAIISLMWANHRLQTPMYFFLSNLSFLDIFFTTSVTPKLLACLLQDKKTISFAGCITQTYFFFFLGTVEFILLAVTSFDRYVAICDPLHYAIIMNSRACLLLILGCWVGAFLSVLCPTIVVFRLPFCYKEISHFFCDTAPLLHVSCINTHFIKMINFLLSPLILLTLLVLTTVSYIYIISTILHIPSAQGCRKAFSTCASHTTVISIAYGSNIFMYVRPSQSHSMDFDKVIVVLTTMVTSLLNPFIYSLRNEKVKEVLKEAVSKIMSSWHRRT